A stretch of the Photobacterium sp. CCB-ST2H9 genome encodes the following:
- the frsA gene encoding esterase FrsA, with protein MSEPSKVNLSEKLFAPRQTTKETSSLVRLAHASSTEVHNALDGDTVAGWYRVLRRPLWIWQGVDPIEMEGIFARIATAKAKRTNDELLDTVIGYKPGNWVYEWSQLGSQYQRLSREHLDKGNKEKAAEMMLKASTHYSIAAYPHLKGDELAAQAELQATVTYKDAMELMPHQVKTIDVSYQGKTFQAFIHLPRTDQLLPTVIVSGGLDTLQTELWPLYQQYLGPAGYAMITLDMPSVGHSAAWTLTEDTSQLHQALLQQVRDVPWVDHHRVAMLGIRFGGNAAIRLGFVEPTRLKTCISLGGIIHSFLSQPKLLNSMPRMYLDMFASRMGKNGVSKASLVSHMTAWSLKQQGLLGRRKVDIPMLGVNLKDDPVSTDMDNQLIAMSSRGGKAVSLPAAPLHDGYHRAMTQVVEWLKDKL; from the coding sequence GTGTCTGAGCCTTCCAAGGTGAACCTGTCTGAAAAACTGTTCGCACCGCGTCAAACGACCAAAGAAACCTCCAGTCTGGTCAGGCTGGCCCATGCCTCATCTACAGAAGTTCACAATGCGCTTGACGGCGATACCGTTGCTGGCTGGTATCGGGTCTTACGTCGTCCGCTCTGGATTTGGCAGGGAGTCGATCCCATTGAAATGGAAGGGATCTTTGCCAGAATTGCCACCGCGAAAGCAAAGCGGACCAATGATGAACTGCTGGATACCGTGATTGGATATAAGCCCGGGAACTGGGTTTATGAATGGTCACAACTGGGGAGTCAGTACCAGCGTCTCAGCCGTGAACATCTGGACAAAGGCAATAAGGAAAAAGCGGCCGAGATGATGCTGAAAGCCAGTACTCATTACAGCATCGCAGCTTATCCGCATCTGAAAGGGGATGAGCTGGCTGCCCAGGCTGAGCTGCAGGCGACCGTCACTTATAAAGATGCCATGGAACTGATGCCGCATCAGGTCAAAACGATTGATGTGTCTTATCAGGGAAAAACATTCCAGGCCTTTATCCACTTGCCGCGTACCGATCAGCTGTTACCGACCGTGATTGTCAGCGGCGGTCTGGATACACTCCAGACGGAACTCTGGCCGCTGTATCAGCAATATCTGGGACCAGCGGGTTATGCCATGATCACACTGGACATGCCGTCGGTTGGCCACAGTGCAGCATGGACACTCACCGAAGACACCAGTCAGCTGCATCAGGCATTGCTGCAACAGGTCAGGGACGTCCCCTGGGTTGATCACCACCGGGTCGCAATGCTTGGTATCCGGTTTGGCGGGAATGCTGCAATCCGGCTGGGGTTCGTTGAGCCGACCCGGCTGAAAACCTGTATCAGTCTTGGCGGAATTATTCATAGTTTTCTGTCCCAGCCCAAGCTGCTGAACAGTATGCCGCGCATGTATCTGGATATGTTTGCTTCGCGCATGGGTAAAAACGGCGTGTCTAAAGCAAGTCTGGTTTCCCATATGACGGCCTGGTCGCTGAAGCAGCAGGGGCTGCTCGGGCGCAGGAAAGTTGATATTCCGATGCTGGGTGTCAACCTGAAAGACGATCCGGTCAGCACCGACATGGATAATCAGCTGATTGCAATGTCCAGCCGGGGCGGGAAAGCGGTCAGCCTGCCGGCCGCGCCGCTTCACGACGGTTATCACAGAGCCATGACCCAGGTTGTCGAGTGGCTGAAGGATAAGCTGTGA
- the crl gene encoding sigma factor-binding protein Crl, with the protein MPTQVTFPSHGRLMTKLTALGPYLRQQQSSEGHFFFDCLASCINAKKAPEEREFWGWWLELTQSEGGFQYHYYFGRYDIHGDWLEDKVPAKHLEPVQQTLEDFYHKLSTLLEQEYDLPIHPAPDLSAPTLSVSA; encoded by the coding sequence ATGCCAACACAAGTCACTTTTCCTTCCCATGGCCGTCTGATGACCAAGCTGACCGCACTTGGTCCTTACCTGCGTCAGCAACAGTCATCTGAAGGACACTTTTTCTTCGATTGCTTAGCCAGCTGCATTAATGCCAAAAAAGCACCGGAAGAGCGTGAGTTCTGGGGATGGTGGCTGGAACTGACCCAAAGTGAGGGCGGGTTCCAGTACCATTACTACTTCGGCCGCTATGATATTCATGGTGATTGGCTGGAAGATAAGGTGCCGGCAAAACATCTGGAGCCGGTACAACAGACACTGGAAGATTTTTACCACAAGCTCAGTACGTTACTGGAACAGGAATACGACCTCCCGATTCATCCGGCCCCGGATCTGTCAGCACCGACTTTATCCGTTTCGGCCTGA
- the proB gene encoding glutamate 5-kinase: protein MADNHKLQASEHQAHHAAETASQTIVVKLGTSVLTGGTLRLDRAHMVELVRQCAHLRRQGHQVVIVTSGAIAAGREHLGYPELPKTMASKQLLAAVGQSRLIQEWEKLFSIYGLHVGQMLLTRADLNDRERYLNARDMLLALLENDIIPVVNENDAVATTEIKVGDNDNLSALVGILAGADKLLLLTDQPGLFTADPRSNPDAELIREVHTIDETLRKLAGGSVGGLGTGGMATKLQAADVARRAGIEVIIAAGSRPEVIAGIVNGEQVGTRFLPLESPLESRKRWILAGPPPAGDIIVDAGAAMAVTQRGSSLLAKGITEVKGQFERGEVARIYSADGILLARGISRYSSQDIAKIAGKHSQDIHKVLGYEYGPVAVHRDDLVLI, encoded by the coding sequence ATGGCAGACAATCACAAATTACAAGCAAGTGAGCACCAGGCTCATCATGCAGCTGAGACTGCATCACAGACCATCGTTGTGAAGTTGGGAACCAGCGTTCTGACGGGGGGCACACTGAGACTCGACCGTGCACATATGGTTGAACTGGTCCGGCAGTGCGCCCATCTTCGCCGACAGGGTCATCAGGTGGTGATTGTGACCTCCGGTGCCATTGCCGCAGGTCGCGAGCATTTAGGTTACCCGGAACTGCCGAAAACCATGGCCAGCAAACAATTGCTGGCTGCCGTGGGTCAGAGTCGTCTGATCCAGGAGTGGGAAAAGCTGTTCAGTATTTACGGACTGCATGTGGGCCAGATGTTGCTGACCCGTGCCGACCTGAACGACAGAGAACGTTATCTGAATGCCCGCGATATGCTGCTGGCACTGCTTGAGAACGATATTATTCCGGTGGTAAATGAGAATGATGCTGTCGCCACCACGGAAATTAAAGTCGGCGATAATGACAATCTATCTGCGCTGGTCGGGATCCTGGCCGGAGCAGACAAGCTATTGTTGCTGACAGACCAGCCCGGACTTTTCACTGCGGATCCGCGCAGCAATCCGGATGCGGAACTGATCCGGGAAGTACATACTATTGATGAAACCCTGCGGAAGCTGGCGGGTGGCAGCGTCGGTGGTCTCGGAACCGGCGGGATGGCGACGAAGTTGCAGGCCGCGGATGTTGCACGTCGTGCCGGAATTGAAGTCATTATTGCTGCGGGCAGCCGTCCGGAAGTGATTGCCGGTATTGTCAATGGTGAGCAGGTCGGAACCCGGTTCCTGCCGCTGGAATCACCACTGGAAAGCCGGAAGCGCTGGATCCTCGCGGGACCGCCACCAGCCGGGGATATCATTGTTGATGCCGGTGCCGCGATGGCGGTGACTCAGCGTGGCAGCAGTTTGCTGGCGAAAGGGATCACTGAGGTCAAAGGCCAGTTTGAGCGGGGTGAAGTGGCGCGGATATACAGTGCCGACGGAATTTTGCTGGCCCGCGGGATCAGTCGCTATTCCAGCCAGGATATTGCGAAAATTGCCGGAAAACACAGTCAGGATATTCATAAAGTGCTGGGCTATGAGTACGGTCCGGTTGCTGTCCACCGGGACGATCTGGTACTCATCTAA